A part of Loxodonta africana isolate mLoxAfr1 chromosome 11, mLoxAfr1.hap2, whole genome shotgun sequence genomic DNA contains:
- the FFAR2 gene encoding free fatty acid receptor 2, whose protein sequence is MSEFRNSLILTAYIIIFLTGLPANLLALRAFVGRVRQPHPAPVHILLLSLTLADLLLLLLLPFKIIEAAQGLQWHLPVVLCALTGFGFYSSIYCSTWLLAGISIERYLGVAFPVQYKLSRRPLYGVIAALVAWIMSFGHGTIVIVVQYLNSTPQATNESMFVCYENFSKEQQDVVLPVRLELCLVLFFVPMVVTIFCYWRFVWLMLTQPHVGTQRRRRAVGLAVVTLLNFLVCFGPYNVSHLVGFHTGKSPAWRMEAVVFSSLNASLDPLLFYFSSSAVRRTFSKGLQVLRDQGSSLLGCRCRQTDEVTHGDRCVNHAEGMPSCDFVKG, encoded by the coding sequence ATGTCAGAATTTCGCAACTCCTTGATCCTCACAGCCTACATCATCATCTTCCTCACTGGTCTCCCCGCCAACCTCCTGGCGCTGCGGGCCTTCGTGGGGCGGGTCCGCCAGCCCCACCCTGCCCCCGTCCACATCCTCCTGCTCAGCCTGACGCTGGCagacctgctgctgctgctgctgctgcccttcAAGATCATTGAGGCCGCTCAGGGCCTCCAGTGGCATCTGCCTGTGGTGCTCTGCGCCCTCACAGGCTTCGGCTTCTACAGCAGCATCTACTGCAGCACATGGCTCCTTGCAGGCATCAGCATCGAGCGCTACCTGGGAGTGGCTTTTCCGGTGCAGTACAAGCTCTCCCGCCGGCCGCTGTATGGAGTGATTGCTGCTCTGGTCGCCTGGATCATGTCCTTTGGTCATGGCACCATTGTGATCGTCGTTCAGTACTTGAACTCGACCCCGCAGGCCACGAATGAGAGCATGTTTGTCTGCTATGAGAATTTCTCCAAAGAGCAACAGGACGTGGTGCTTCCCGTGCGGCTGGAGCTGTGCCTCGTCCTCTTCTTCGTCCCCATGGTGGTGACCATCTTCTGCTACTGGCGCTTTGTGTGGCTCATGCTCACCCAGCCCCATGTGGGGACCCAGAGGCGGCGCCGAGCTGTGGGGCTGGCTGTTGTGACACTTCTCAACTTCCTGGTGTGCTTTGGGCCTTATAACGTCTCTCACCTGGTGGGGTTTCACACTGGAAAAAGCCCAGCATGGCGAATGGAAGCCGTGGTATTCAGTTCACTCAACGCCTCTCTAGACCCCTTGCTTTTCTATTTCTCCTCCTCAGCGGTGCGCAGGACCTTCAGCAAAGGACTGCAGGTGCTGCGGGACCAGGGCTCGTCCCTGCTGGGCTGCAGGTGCAGACAGACAGACGAGGTGACCCATGGGGACAGATGCGTGAACCACGCAGAGGGAATGCCAAGTTGTGACTTCGTCAAAGGCTAG